A single window of Methanoregula sp. DNA harbors:
- the cfbA gene encoding sirohydrochlorin nickelochelatase: protein MGMMGMLLVGHGSSMPYNKELVEATGKMIAAQTQDFVVKCGFMNMNNPSIKESLESFRHEKIDALVVVPLFLAKGVHIEKDIPGEIGFKEGQKKGIFVLNGKSIPLVYAEPIGSDPLLASLMVKNAQKALQYI from the coding sequence ATGGGTATGATGGGAATGTTACTCGTTGGGCACGGGAGCTCGATGCCCTATAACAAGGAACTTGTAGAAGCCACAGGAAAGATGATCGCCGCACAGACTCAGGATTTTGTGGTCAAATGCGGTTTTATGAACATGAATAATCCATCGATTAAGGAATCCCTTGAATCTTTCCGTCATGAAAAGATCGATGCGCTGGTTGTTGTGCCCCTTTTTCTTGCAAAAGGCGTGCATATCGAAAAAGATATACCGGGCGAGATTGGATTTAAGGAGGGACAGAAAAAAGGGATATTTGTCTTGAACGGAAAATCCATACCGCTCGTTTATGCCGAACCGATCGGCAGTGACCCGCTGCTTGCAAGCCTGATGGTTAAAAATGCACAGAAAGCCCTGCAATACATCTGA
- a CDS encoding Holliday junction resolvase, with protein MSDFEREIVHCLNRFFKTHHFQGFAYRLKQHKFSSQYVDVLVDSLNPSYYLAIECKSILDKKIYFSQHFHSDKKGIHQIDAISDFLKRTGRTGFLAIEFRFGAGKASEAYLIPWAAVTGYFRDKPGISLEEARQNVPLPKSRDGYYLDRL; from the coding sequence ATGAGTGACTTTGAACGTGAGATCGTCCATTGTCTCAACCGGTTTTTCAAAACCCACCATTTCCAGGGTTTTGCCTATCGCCTGAAACAGCACAAATTTTCCAGCCAGTATGTTGACGTCCTTGTAGATTCGCTCAACCCTTCCTATTACCTTGCTATCGAATGTAAATCAATCCTTGATAAAAAAATTTATTTTTCACAGCATTTCCACTCGGATAAAAAAGGTATCCACCAGATCGATGCAATTTCTGATTTTTTAAAAAGGACCGGGCGGACCGGGTTCCTTGCCATCGAATTCAGGTTTGGTGCAGGCAAAGCAAGCGAGGCATACCTCATTCCTTGGGCAGCCGTAACAGGGTATTTCAGGGACAAACCCGGGATCAGTCTTGAGGAAGCCCGGCAAAATGTCCCCCTTCCCAAATCCCGCGACGGTTATTACCTTGATCGGTTATAA
- a CDS encoding GHMP kinase, giving the protein MATMKIRGGDLDLVEYEFKTFQPGTIIKTLGYEKKKYALKPSKGTITVVAPARIHLTVLDMNRFAPDHPGGGGIGFAIQCYCMAVAECTKTGLTIDYDRGPIIRNFVEVFKRATGYKGGFRIRATDHQHKHVGLGSTSTVMIAVATALNEAVGSPLTNSQLRTLIGHNYVEETADGTIAFGFETGVGPAVSTHGGMAVMGDELALVYHHPFAEGRHVHIVIPPTDISSAGTKEFDLLMNKARTLDYRDRELKAYLFLMDLIPALERGDLQKIGDIIWEIEFRGSKRAEVEHHSYGIYHYMSLLREAGLEFVGMSSVGPSIAVVTKKDRKALEKLIKPMGLSVAISTRVDNKGLTITRTKGK; this is encoded by the coding sequence ATGGCAACCATGAAGATACGCGGCGGAGACCTTGATCTTGTGGAATACGAGTTTAAAACTTTCCAACCGGGAACAATCATCAAAACCCTTGGATACGAGAAAAAGAAGTACGCTCTCAAGCCATCCAAAGGGACTATAACCGTCGTTGCTCCAGCCCGCATCCACCTGACCGTGCTAGACATGAACCGGTTTGCTCCTGACCATCCGGGAGGTGGCGGGATCGGGTTTGCTATCCAGTGTTATTGCATGGCTGTAGCAGAATGCACCAAAACCGGTCTCACGATTGATTACGACCGTGGACCAATCATCCGAAATTTTGTGGAAGTCTTTAAAAGAGCAACAGGATACAAGGGAGGGTTCCGTATACGGGCGACCGATCACCAGCACAAACATGTAGGTCTCGGGTCGACGAGCACAGTGATGATCGCCGTTGCCACAGCGCTCAATGAAGCGGTTGGCTCACCGCTCACCAACAGCCAGTTGCGCACACTGATCGGCCATAACTATGTGGAAGAGACCGCTGACGGAACCATCGCGTTCGGGTTTGAGACCGGCGTGGGTCCCGCAGTAAGCACCCATGGTGGCATGGCGGTGATGGGCGATGAACTGGCACTTGTCTACCACCATCCGTTTGCAGAGGGCAGGCACGTGCATATCGTTATCCCGCCTACGGATATTTCATCTGCAGGTACCAAGGAGTTTGACCTGCTTATGAATAAAGCCCGGACCCTTGATTACCGGGACCGTGAGCTCAAAGCGTATCTGTTCCTCATGGATCTTATCCCGGCGCTCGAGCGGGGAGACTTACAAAAGATTGGCGATATCATCTGGGAGATTGAGTTTCGGGGATCCAAACGGGCTGAGGTGGAGCACCATAGTTACGGGATTTACCATTACATGAGCCTGTTGCGCGAAGCAGGTCTCGAATTTGTTGGTATGAGCTCGGTGGGCCCGTCGATTGCAGTGGTTACAAAAAAGGATCGAAAGGCTCTTGAGAAACTGATAAAACCCATGGGACTTTCGGTTGCAATCAGCACCAGGGTGGATAATAAGGGACTTACCATCACCAGGACAAAAGGAAAATGA
- a CDS encoding class I SAM-dependent methyltransferase: protein MSPPDIPAGSRVLEIGCGSGKTVGALMNRSCDITAIDFSKKAVRMSHRIVTRHHTGDALVADARFLPFINDTFDIIVAIHVIGHMQMEDRQIIAIESARVLKPGGNLFFSEFSVNDMRKGSGKEVEEATYLRGGGIITHYFTEPEIKALYCTLSHQSIITRYWKMRVKGRDLLRAEIVAIFSKP from the coding sequence TTGTCCCCACCGGATATTCCGGCTGGTTCCCGGGTACTTGAGATCGGGTGCGGGAGCGGAAAGACGGTCGGTGCACTCATGAATCGTTCTTGTGATATTACAGCAATCGATTTTTCAAAAAAAGCAGTCCGGATGAGTCACCGGATCGTAACCAGGCATCACACCGGAGATGCTCTTGTTGCCGATGCACGTTTCCTTCCCTTTATTAATGATACGTTTGACATTATTGTTGCCATCCATGTCATCGGCCATATGCAGATGGAAGATCGCCAGATAATCGCTATAGAATCTGCACGTGTCCTTAAACCTGGCGGAAACCTGTTTTTTTCAGAATTTTCTGTCAATGACATGCGCAAGGGGTCCGGGAAAGAGGTGGAAGAAGCCACGTATCTTCGGGGTGGCGGGATTATTACCCATTATTTTACAGAACCGGAAATTAAGGCTCTTTATTGTACACTCTCCCATCAATCCATCATTACCCGCTACTGGAAAATGCGGGTGAAAGGCAGGGACCTGTTGCGAGCTGAAATTGTTGCGATATTTTCTAAACCTTAA
- the cfbE gene encoding coenzyme F430 synthase, which yields MNMLVLDTIHGGDIIGREFATRGHNVDVVDVYRNQSAVDVPSALVRTYDLVIAPVHLDPGHPLLKNQVSPVISHHEAVHLLLDGQVPQPMVEITGARGKTTTAFALAHVMQGTGILHTSAGTIQYPDKTLLAKKSITPASVIAVARKALEIRGWLIVEESLGVTGAGSLAIITSTEDYHCAAGKKSAFAEKLKSVKNCNCVLLAGPLEKGTDVMVNVGDIAQCRGTECHIDTGKRKGTFENQLLLLDAYRTPLMLAGAAACLMGIDPAPLSTFQPVDGRMTIRYDGTSTIIDNSNSGTNTTTTLEAATYARAISGGENLTLVIGLEPDDGAVCDGFSDANILEAIYVVNPSSLIVVGDVLAGAQGSELADSLKFTRVSTLEKGREVAVRMTKNGSIVLAVKTWR from the coding sequence ATGAACATGCTGGTACTTGATACCATACACGGCGGTGATATCATTGGCAGGGAATTTGCTACCCGAGGTCACAATGTCGATGTGGTGGACGTGTACCGGAACCAGAGCGCAGTGGATGTACCTTCAGCACTTGTCCGAACATATGACCTCGTGATTGCACCGGTCCATCTGGATCCTGGTCATCCCCTTTTAAAAAATCAGGTCTCACCGGTTATCTCCCACCACGAAGCGGTGCACCTGTTGCTTGATGGACAGGTTCCGCAGCCGATGGTTGAGATCACCGGGGCACGGGGTAAGACGACAACTGCGTTTGCCCTTGCGCATGTGATGCAGGGCACTGGTATCCTCCATACGTCCGCAGGAACAATTCAATACCCCGACAAAACATTGCTCGCAAAAAAGAGTATCACCCCCGCATCGGTAATCGCTGTTGCACGTAAAGCACTTGAGATCCGAGGGTGGCTTATCGTAGAAGAATCGCTTGGGGTTACCGGAGCCGGTTCGCTTGCGATAATAACCTCTACAGAAGACTATCACTGTGCTGCCGGAAAAAAAAGCGCTTTTGCAGAAAAGCTCAAATCGGTAAAAAATTGTAACTGTGTACTGCTTGCCGGGCCTCTTGAAAAAGGAACTGACGTGATGGTCAATGTCGGGGATATTGCTCAATGCCGGGGAACCGAATGCCATATCGATACCGGAAAACGGAAGGGGACTTTTGAAAACCAGCTGCTCCTGCTTGATGCTTACCGCACTCCCCTTATGCTCGCAGGGGCTGCCGCCTGCCTTATGGGTATCGATCCGGCGCCACTCTCAACATTTCAGCCGGTTGACGGAAGGATGACTATACGGTATGACGGTACCAGTACGATTATCGACAATTCGAACAGTGGCACAAATACCACAACTACCCTTGAGGCAGCAACATACGCCCGTGCAATTTCTGGCGGGGAGAACCTTACTCTTGTGATAGGACTTGAACCAGATGATGGTGCAGTCTGTGACGGATTTTCAGACGCCAATATCCTTGAAGCAATATATGTGGTCAATCCATCCAGTCTCATTGTCGTGGGGGATGTACTTGCCGGTGCACAAGGTTCAGAATTGGCCGATTCCCTGAAATTTACCCGTGTCTCTACCCTTGAAAAAGGGCGGGAGGTTGCCGTCAGAATGACCAAGAATGGCAGCATCGTGCTCGCAGTCAAAACATGGAGATGA
- the cfbB gene encoding Ni-sirohydrochlorin a,c-diamide synthase — MKAILITGDRSGSGKTSITLALAALLSKKNCVQTFKVGMDYIDPSYLAAASGRPCRNLDSFTLNKRQIRQIFSYGCRGADIALVEGVRGLYEGAEAMSDIGSTASIAKTLALPVILVVSAQSITRSAAAIVRGFGVFDPDINIAGVILNNVKGGSHTKKASIAIEHYCGIPVIGAIPRMEEMHLTMRHLGLIPYREGLAQSDFESRVAVITETIGTYVDLGQLQSLMKDITPTPMKKTPFDKNPVRDVRIGVALDEAFNFYYADLFDILPALGADIVPFSPIHDRLPEADGYIIGGGYPELFLKELEANDRLREAIREVSNNDIPVYAECGGLMYLTKRMTLKKGWQGAEQDSSVEMCGVFCGETSMPEKRIVSYVAGISSSDSPVGRASFRGHEFHYSDVTLEPSTRYAYRLSRGIGIRDNLDGAITHRTLGSYTHLHPLASRGMLQHFVNNCRDKI; from the coding sequence ATGAAGGCAATCCTTATCACCGGTGACCGTTCAGGTAGCGGAAAGACGAGTATCACACTTGCCCTTGCCGCGCTCCTTTCAAAAAAAAACTGTGTGCAGACCTTTAAAGTGGGAATGGATTACATCGATCCTTCCTACCTTGCGGCAGCATCCGGGCGCCCGTGCCGGAATCTCGACAGTTTCACGCTCAATAAACGCCAGATACGACAGATCTTCAGCTATGGTTGCCGCGGCGCCGATATCGCACTTGTGGAAGGAGTAAGAGGGCTTTATGAAGGGGCAGAGGCGATGAGCGATATCGGCAGCACAGCATCGATTGCAAAAACCCTGGCACTCCCGGTTATTCTTGTTGTCTCCGCACAAAGCATCACCCGGAGTGCTGCGGCTATTGTCCGGGGGTTTGGGGTTTTTGACCCCGATATTAATATTGCCGGTGTAATCCTGAACAATGTAAAGGGGGGGTCCCATACAAAAAAGGCCTCAATTGCCATAGAACATTACTGCGGGATTCCGGTGATAGGTGCCATACCCCGCATGGAAGAGATGCACCTGACCATGAGGCATCTTGGACTTATTCCCTATCGGGAAGGTTTGGCCCAAAGCGACTTTGAATCACGGGTAGCAGTAATCACTGAAACGATCGGCACTTATGTTGATCTCGGCCAGCTGCAATCACTCATGAAGGATATCACACCCACCCCCATGAAAAAAACTCCGTTTGACAAAAATCCCGTACGGGACGTGCGGATTGGGGTTGCACTTGACGAAGCGTTTAACTTTTATTATGCCGATCTCTTTGACATTCTTCCTGCTCTGGGTGCAGATATCGTCCCTTTCAGTCCCATCCATGACCGGCTTCCGGAGGCAGATGGCTACATCATAGGTGGGGGTTACCCGGAACTCTTTCTCAAAGAGCTGGAAGCAAACGACCGGCTTCGGGAAGCGATACGGGAAGTGTCAAACAATGACATTCCGGTATATGCTGAATGCGGGGGCCTTATGTACCTGACCAAACGGATGACTCTCAAGAAAGGCTGGCAGGGGGCAGAACAAGATTCCTCGGTTGAAATGTGCGGGGTATTTTGTGGAGAAACGAGTATGCCGGAAAAAAGGATAGTAAGCTATGTTGCAGGAATTAGTTCTTCGGATAGTCCGGTTGGTCGTGCATCGTTCCGCGGGCATGAGTTCCATTATTCTGATGTCACGCTGGAACCATCCACCCGGTATGCCTACCGTCTCTCGCGGGGAATCGGAATTCGGGACAATCTTGATGGTGCAATAACGCACCGTACGCTGGGGAGTTACACACATCTACACCCTCTGGCAAGCAGAGGGATGTTACAGCATTTTGTTAACAACTGCCGGGACAAGATCTAA
- a CDS encoding PaaI family thioesterase produces MVRYSDPKKEILHTSHTSIPGKVQERIAVFDESEFARLLELEVIEARDGYARVFMPSVKKNNPNGVIHGGAVFSLADHAFGMAANAGTVHRVAVSIHIQYIAPARGDLEAIAELVAENGRYSTFRVMVYEGDSPVAEFDGVAIRTSS; encoded by the coding sequence ATGGTGAGGTATTCAGATCCAAAAAAAGAAATCCTGCACACAAGCCACACATCCATACCAGGTAAAGTGCAGGAACGTATCGCCGTCTTTGATGAGAGTGAATTTGCCCGGCTGCTGGAGCTGGAAGTAATTGAAGCACGGGATGGGTATGCCCGCGTGTTCATGCCTTCTGTAAAAAAGAACAATCCAAATGGAGTTATTCACGGCGGGGCAGTTTTCTCTCTTGCTGACCATGCTTTTGGGATGGCAGCAAATGCCGGGACGGTTCATCGTGTCGCAGTCTCAATTCACATCCAGTATATCGCACCGGCAAGAGGGGATCTCGAAGCGATCGCGGAACTGGTTGCAGAGAATGGAAGATATTCCACGTTCCGAGTCATGGTCTATGAAGGAGATAGCCCCGTCGCGGAATTTGACGGCGTGGCTATCAGGACGTCCTCATGA
- the cfbD gene encoding Ni-sirohydrochlorin a,c-diamide reductive cyclase catalytic subunit: MKFMHPRPSSIVAALYTARDLAVDVSILHGPSGCSFKHARLLEEDGMRVLTTSLADNEFIFGGQKPLEDVLRFAETRFSPHRIAVIGTCVAMIIGEDLTSAVENAGISTPTIAVDIHAGYPENIAGVIATLESAMAAGWISGEELSRQRYLLEMANEVERVRGAASVSYIEPSRGDMKHVAAQRLIECARSGQKGVAILNAKKETAYMFADELIALHDACPDADITYIANLADRGLPKVRADAKKIRDGLAARNVDCEIIGALDEYGANGELLGKRIRELTPAFALLCGVPHAIAPEYTEGIECFSITNGPRQVEPLRAIGHSHVIVEIDLHPKTLGVREIVQSEFGAVLRSLA; the protein is encoded by the coding sequence ATGAAATTCATGCATCCCCGCCCCAGCTCAATCGTTGCCGCGCTCTATACCGCACGCGACCTCGCAGTTGATGTCTCAATCCTCCACGGTCCTTCCGGATGCTCGTTCAAGCACGCACGACTGCTTGAAGAAGATGGCATGCGGGTGCTGACTACATCGCTTGCCGATAACGAGTTCATATTCGGCGGGCAGAAACCTCTCGAAGACGTCCTGCGGTTTGCAGAAACACGTTTCTCACCACATCGCATTGCCGTAATCGGCACCTGTGTTGCGATGATCATCGGTGAAGATCTTACATCTGCTGTTGAGAATGCCGGTATTTCAACGCCAACAATTGCCGTTGATATCCATGCAGGGTACCCTGAGAATATTGCCGGTGTGATTGCGACCCTGGAATCGGCAATGGCGGCAGGATGGATCAGTGGCGAGGAACTTTCGCGCCAGCGATACTTGCTTGAAATGGCAAACGAAGTTGAGCGTGTGCGCGGGGCAGCAAGCGTATCCTATATCGAACCATCGCGCGGGGATATGAAGCATGTTGCCGCACAGCGTCTCATTGAATGCGCACGCAGCGGGCAGAAGGGCGTAGCAATCCTGAATGCCAAGAAGGAAACGGCATACATGTTTGCCGATGAACTGATTGCACTCCACGATGCCTGTCCTGATGCTGACATCACATATATAGCAAATCTCGCCGATCGCGGACTCCCCAAGGTGCGGGCGGATGCAAAAAAAATCCGTGACGGACTGGCTGCACGAAATGTCGACTGCGAAATTATCGGGGCACTGGACGAATATGGGGCAAACGGGGAACTTCTCGGAAAACGGATTCGTGAACTTACCCCGGCATTCGCCCTCCTGTGCGGGGTACCGCACGCGATAGCCCCTGAATATACAGAGGGAATCGAGTGCTTCTCAATCACCAACGGGCCACGGCAGGTGGAACCGCTCAGGGCGATCGGGCACAGTCATGTGATTGTCGAGATCGATCTCCATCCCAAGACACTCGGCGTCAGGGAGATTGTACAAAGCGAGTTCGGGGCCGTGCTCCGGAGCCTTGCATGA
- a CDS encoding VTT domain-containing protein, producing the protein MLLSILEFFIHIDQNLYSVIQQYGMWTYLILFLIIFLETGFVITPFLPGDSLLFVAGACVASGLLEIQWLLAAFILGAVLGDTVNYWIGNFIGLKVLQLRFPNIMKKEYIDRTYGFYERYGGMTIFVARFVPLIRTFAPFLAGVGSMDYRRFLIYNVIGGVVWSVGVVLAGYFFGTLPIVKQNLNLLIYLVILVTAATIIVIIAGLVSAYRNPPTKPG; encoded by the coding sequence ATGCTGCTATCCATACTTGAATTTTTTATTCATATTGACCAGAACCTTTACTCTGTAATCCAGCAATACGGGATGTGGACATATCTAATACTCTTTTTAATCATCTTCCTTGAAACGGGTTTTGTGATTACACCTTTTTTGCCCGGAGATTCCCTGCTCTTTGTGGCCGGTGCATGTGTTGCGAGCGGCCTTCTGGAGATTCAGTGGCTGCTTGCCGCTTTCATACTCGGAGCGGTTCTTGGGGATACCGTAAACTACTGGATCGGCAACTTCATCGGTTTGAAGGTTCTCCAGTTAAGGTTCCCGAATATTATGAAAAAGGAGTATATCGACCGCACATATGGTTTTTACGAACGGTATGGGGGCATGACAATCTTTGTCGCCCGTTTTGTGCCGCTCATACGCACATTCGCGCCATTCCTTGCCGGAGTCGGCTCGATGGATTACCGCAGGTTTCTCATCTATAATGTGATTGGCGGCGTAGTGTGGTCGGTGGGTGTGGTGCTTGCAGGGTATTTTTTCGGCACCCTGCCCATTGTCAAGCAAAACCTCAACCTCTTAATTTATCTCGTGATACTTGTGACGGCAGCGACCATTATTGTGATAATTGCCGGGCTTGTATCCGCGTACCGGAACCCGCCTACAAAACCTGGATAA
- the ilvE gene encoding branched-chain-amino-acid transaminase, protein MIIYIDGKYLPDDQAKISVFDHGFLYGDGVFEGIRAYNGRVFRLKEHLDRLYDSAKTIDLHPPLSKDEIAEVICEVLRKNKLENAYIRPIISRGVGDLGLDPRKCPKPSVIVIATSWGAMYGDLYNKGLKAITVSVRRNPAEALPPNVKSLNYLNNILAKIEANYKGGDEAIFFDTNGYVSEGSGDNLYVVKNGEIFTPSTLNNLRGITRIVLLEIAKSMGITVKEQNLGYFDLYSADEMICTGTAAEVAPITWVDGRIIGNGTPGPVTRQLMAAFKTVTEKEGTPIHKK, encoded by the coding sequence ATGATAATATACATCGATGGGAAATACCTCCCCGATGATCAGGCAAAGATCTCGGTGTTTGACCATGGGTTCCTGTACGGTGACGGGGTGTTTGAGGGTATCAGAGCCTATAACGGCCGGGTGTTCCGGTTAAAGGAACATCTTGACCGGCTGTATGATTCGGCAAAGACAATCGACCTGCATCCCCCGCTCTCAAAGGATGAGATCGCGGAGGTCATCTGCGAGGTACTACGGAAGAATAAGCTGGAAAATGCCTATATACGCCCGATCATCAGCAGGGGTGTCGGCGATCTCGGGCTTGATCCCCGCAAATGCCCGAAACCATCGGTCATCGTTATCGCGACCAGCTGGGGCGCAATGTACGGCGACCTCTATAATAAAGGATTAAAGGCAATCACGGTTTCAGTCCGGCGGAACCCGGCAGAAGCGCTTCCTCCGAATGTAAAAAGCCTCAATTACCTTAACAACATCCTCGCAAAGATCGAGGCGAATTACAAGGGTGGCGACGAAGCGATCTTCTTTGATACCAACGGGTATGTATCTGAAGGTTCCGGGGATAACCTGTACGTTGTGAAGAATGGGGAGATCTTCACCCCGTCTACGCTCAACAACCTGCGCGGGATAACCCGGATAGTACTTCTGGAGATCGCAAAGTCAATGGGAATCACGGTTAAAGAGCAGAACCTCGGCTATTTCGATCTTTATTCCGCAGACGAGATGATCTGCACGGGTACGGCGGCTGAAGTCGCACCGATCACTTGGGTAGACGGGCGTATCATTGGCAATGGCACACCCGGGCCGGTCACCCGGCAGCTGATGGCGGCGTTTAAGACCGTCACAGAAAAAGAAGGCACCCCGATCCATAAAAAATAA
- a CDS encoding glycosyltransferase, whose product MISVVIPTFNEEENIAQCLVSLRHQTVPRSEYEVIVVDGGSKDRTREIAGKYADKVFVQTSRKVGGARNDGIMAATGDIVATTDADCIIPPTWIETINKGFEDKSVVLLYGPVYPIEESMKNSFSLLFANTFSRIGYYTKIFYYTLGCNTAFSKDAVIRAGMYRCIDAGDDLEIALRMKKQGRLKFDGAMKVGFSMRRYQQYGSLKSLYEWIYIVAHGGEVKKYSYSQKDYK is encoded by the coding sequence ATGATCTCGGTCGTTATTCCAACATTCAATGAGGAGGAGAACATCGCCCAGTGCCTGGTCTCGCTCCGCCACCAGACCGTGCCAAGAAGCGAGTATGAGGTCATTGTTGTTGACGGGGGTTCCAAAGACAGGACCCGCGAGATCGCAGGGAAATATGCGGACAAGGTCTTTGTCCAGACAAGCAGGAAAGTAGGGGGAGCACGTAATGACGGCATCATGGCAGCAACAGGGGATATTGTCGCTACAACCGATGCGGACTGCATCATCCCACCAACATGGATAGAAACGATCAACAAAGGGTTTGAAGATAAATCAGTTGTCCTGCTCTACGGCCCGGTGTACCCCATTGAAGAGAGTATGAAAAATTCGTTTTCGCTTTTATTTGCAAACACCTTTTCCCGTATTGGATATTATACGAAAATCTTCTATTACACCCTTGGGTGCAATACCGCTTTTTCAAAAGATGCGGTTATCCGTGCAGGTATGTACCGGTGCATTGATGCAGGCGATGATCTCGAAATAGCGCTCCGCATGAAGAAGCAGGGCAGACTGAAATTTGACGGCGCAATGAAAGTCGGGTTTTCCATGCGCCGGTACCAGCAGTACGGCTCACTCAAATCCCTCTATGAGTGGATCTATATTGTTGCCCATGGGGGCGAGGTAAAGAAGTATAGCTACTCGCAAAAGGATTACAAATGA
- a CDS encoding PAS domain-containing protein: MDPETHTIMDANPIAEAMIGIPKEKLVDHVCHDFVCPAHCGQCPITDLHKTIENTKRILINAKGETVPILKTVARAPMKGKDYLIESFVDIRDQKKAEDRKIALIAYMSESVMRINKPLEITKNNLQIIAAHVKDGEYDDEDIRMQIQIQAYNIEKMVVNLEELAEKVSKEREEIPDEFRQFFYREVKLWQVPSKSIYRMTASFT, from the coding sequence GTGGATCCAGAAACCCATACAATCATGGATGCAAACCCGATTGCAGAGGCTATGATAGGTATCCCTAAAGAAAAACTGGTAGATCATGTATGCCATGATTTTGTCTGTCCGGCACACTGCGGTCAGTGCCCGATTACTGATCTTCACAAAACCATCGAAAACACCAAGCGCATCCTCATCAATGCAAAAGGGGAGACGGTGCCGATTTTAAAAACGGTTGCAAGAGCTCCGATGAAAGGAAAGGACTACCTTATTGAGAGTTTTGTTGATATCAGGGACCAGAAAAAAGCAGAAGACAGGAAAATTGCCCTTATTGCTTATATGAGTGAATCTGTCATGAGGATAAACAAACCCCTTGAAATTACAAAAAACAATCTCCAGATAATTGCAGCACACGTAAAAGACGGGGAATATGATGATGAGGATATCCGGATGCAGATCCAGATCCAGGCATATAATATTGAGAAGATGGTCGTCAACCTTGAGGAACTTGCAGAAAAGGTTTCAAAAGAACGCGAAGAAATACCTGATGAATTCAGACAATTTTTTTATCGGGAAGTGAAATTGTGGCAGGTGCCGTCAAAATCGATATACAGGATGACAGCTTCCTTTACCTGA